From a region of the Chrysemys picta bellii isolate R12L10 chromosome 7, ASM1138683v2, whole genome shotgun sequence genome:
- the DNAJC12 gene encoding dnaJ homolog subfamily C member 12 isoform X4 → MDAILNCNLDDMEDYYILLGCDELSTVEQILAEFKVKALECHPDKHPGNPKAVENFQKLQQAKEILTNEESRACYDYWRRSKITIPFQQWEALSNSIKTIIPWSFLLPSLQMGGNLRGQMEEKV, encoded by the exons ATGGATGCAATTTTGAACTGCAATCTGGATGATATGGAAGATTATTACATCTTGCTAGGATGTGATGAACTATCCACG GTTGAACAAATTCTTGCAGAGTTTAAGGTTAAAGCCCTTGAGTGTCACCCTGACAAACATCCTGGAAACCCTAAAGCTG TGGAGAATTTTCAGAAGCTGCAGCAGGCTAAAGAGATTCTTACTAACGAAGAAAGTCGAGCTTGTTATGATTACTGGCGACGAAGCAAAATTACCATTCCATTCCAGCAGTGGGAGGCTCTGAGCAACTCCATAAAAACG ATCATACCCTGGAGTTTTCTGCTACCATCTCTTCAAATGGGAGGAAATTTGAGGGGGCAAATGGAAGAGAAAGTGTGA
- the DNAJC12 gene encoding dnaJ homolog subfamily C member 12 isoform X3, with translation MREGGKCRRHVTLYSGLAHLVAVLPGSPLHVTYLPASHTLRPLPVQGVINKSPGPDGIHPRILKELKCEIAELLTMVKASSVLRHKVLGRDAYFKHILLNKFLQSLRLKPLSVTLTNILETLKLWRIFRSCSRLKRFLLTKKVELVMITGDEAKLPFHSSSGRL, from the exons atgcgggagggggggaaatgccgTCGTCACGTGACCCTGTACTCGGGCCTAGCGCACCTAGTCGCTGTCCTCCCAGGTTCTCCCCTTCACGTGACCTATCTCCCAGCCAGCCACACGCTTCGCCCGTTGCCCGTGCAAGGTGTTAT taacaagtcaccgggaccagatggcattcacccaagaattctgaaagaactcaaatgtgaaattgcggaactactaactatg GTGAAAGCCTCTTCAGTTCTTAGACATAAGG TCTTGGGAAGAGATGCATACTTCAAGCACATACT GTTGAACAAATTCTTGCAGAGTTTAAGGTTAAAGCCCTTGAGTGTCACCCTGACAAACATCCTGGAAACCCTAAAGCTG TGGAGAATTTTCAGAAGCTGCAGCAGGCTAAAGAGATTCTTACTAACGAAGAAAGTCGAGCTTGTTATGATTACTGGCGACGAAGCAAAATTACCATTCCATTCCAGCAGTGGGAGGCTCTGA
- the DNAJC12 gene encoding dnaJ homolog subfamily C member 12 isoform X1 has translation MREGGKCRRHVTLYSGLAHLVAVLPGSPLHVTYLPASHTLRPLPVQGVINKSPGPDGIHPRILKELKCEIAELLTMVCNLSFKSSSVPNDWKIVNVTPIFKRGSRGDPGNYRPVKASSVLRHKVLGRDAYFKHILLNKFLQSLRLKPLSVTLTNILETLKLWRIFRSCSRLKRFLLTKKVELVMITGDEAKLPFHSSSGRL, from the exons atgcgggagggggggaaatgccgTCGTCACGTGACCCTGTACTCGGGCCTAGCGCACCTAGTCGCTGTCCTCCCAGGTTCTCCCCTTCACGTGACCTATCTCCCAGCCAGCCACACGCTTCGCCCGTTGCCCGTGCAAGGTGTTAT taacaagtcaccgggaccagatggcattcacccaagaattctgaaagaactcaaatgtgaaattgcggaactactaactatggtttgtaacctgtcctttaaatcgtcttctgtacccaatgactggaagatagttaatgtaacgccaatatttaaaaggggctctagaggtgaccccggcaattacagaccg GTGAAAGCCTCTTCAGTTCTTAGACATAAGG TCTTGGGAAGAGATGCATACTTCAAGCACATACT GTTGAACAAATTCTTGCAGAGTTTAAGGTTAAAGCCCTTGAGTGTCACCCTGACAAACATCCTGGAAACCCTAAAGCTG TGGAGAATTTTCAGAAGCTGCAGCAGGCTAAAGAGATTCTTACTAACGAAGAAAGTCGAGCTTGTTATGATTACTGGCGACGAAGCAAAATTACCATTCCATTCCAGCAGTGGGAGGCTCTGA